The following is a genomic window from Clostridium sp..
CTGACGAAGCAAGAGCTCTTGCCTCATCTCTCATAGGTATACTGACAGGTGAATCCTACTATACATCCGCACTTATGGCAAAGGCTATAGGATCTTTCAAAAAATTTGATGTAAACAAATCTTATATGATGAGAGTTATCAGAAATCACTGCAGAGCAGCTGGCGTAGATTTGGAAGAACTCACTGAAAATGACGAGATCAGATATAAAAATGAATTTGAAAACCTCGATTACACACCCTTAAAAGTAGATCACAAGCTGCTGGGAAAAGAAGACATGTACTATATAGGCAGACAGCTCAAGGAAAGTTTTACAAACGCATTTCAATGTGGTCAGATTTCAGGTTTCAGAAATGCACAGGTTTCAGTTCTAGCCCCAACTGGTACAATATCCTTTGCAATGGACTGCGGGGCAACCTCCATTGAGCCCTTTTTCAGCCATATAGTATATAAGAAACTATCCGGCGGAGGTTTTATGACAATAATAAATCCTGTAATAACTGAAGCTTTAAAAAAGCTTGGCTACAACAGGGAAGAAATAGAAGATATAATGGATTACGTACTCGAGAAGGAAAATGTAACAAAGAATGGATTCACCTACGAAAAGATACTTGATGGCAAAATAGAGGGTGCTCCCCACCTAAAGGATGAACATACAGCAATATTCGATACCTCAAACAAGTGTGGAAGTGGAGAGAGATACATATCCCCAATGGGACATGTCAAAATGGTGGCAGCTATAACCCCTCTCATTTCCGGGGCCATATCAAAGACAGTCAACCTGCCGAAGGACGCTTCAGTGGAGGATTTCAAGAACGTTGTATTATCTTCATGGAAACTGGGTGTAAAAGGGATAACACTGTACAGGGATTCTTCAAAGGCAGCCCAGCCTCTCAATACAGCTCTTTCCGACACTGATGACATAAGACTGGAAGATCTTACTTACAATCAGCTTTTGAATAAAGTAAGAAAGCTGCAAAAGGGTGTAAAATACTCAAAGCGTGAAAAACCTGTAGGTATAAGGAGAGGTACTACCCACCCTGCACAAATAGATGATGTCAAAATATATACTACAGTAAACAGACGCTCAAATGGTGAAATATCCGAAATATATATAACCACCGACAGGGAGGGTACTATAATAACCGGGCTTTTGAATTCCCTTTCAAAATCTATTTCAGTAATGCTCCAGTATCATGTACCGCCCCAGGATATTTCAAGAATGCTGAGAGGTCAAAAATATGAACCCTATGGATTTGTTCAAAAACACCCATATATAAAATATGTATCCTCAATTTCAGACCTTATAAGCAAAGTGATAGATATAGAACTCGGTGATTTTTCAAGATGTCAGGTCAAGCCTGAAAATTATGACGAAAAAAATGGTCCGGATGATTCAAACATGAATTGTTCAAGTATCAAGATAAATAAGGTACAGGGTGAAAGGGTATATGGCTCTATCTGTCCCAATTGTTCAAGCACAAGAATGATCAGAAACGGCACCTGTATGGTTTGTCTGGACTGCGGCTCCACAACAGGCTGCAGCTGATAATAGACTTGAATATTAAGAGCTGTTTTCCATAAAAGGAAATCAGCTCTTCTTGCACTAAAAAGTGTAAAAAAAAGCCTACATGGGGGAGCATGCGGCTAAATAGGGGATATTATTTAATGAAACTCTGTTTCATTACTCAAATATCATAACATCAATTCTCCTATATGTCAATATATTTTCTCAAAAATATTATTTTTCGACAAATAAGTATAAAGAATATATTACTTAAAGTTCTTATTTGCTCTGTTTGGTTTAGCTTTAGGTTTTATTTTTATGTCATTTGCCTTATTCTTTCCTCTTCCATACATCACTCCATTATGTAGATCTAAAAACCAAAGAAAAAATATTACAAAAAGTCCACTGGATACATACTGCAATATTGAATTGCTGCCCATATTCTTTTTAAGAACTATACCCACTCCACCAGGAAGTAAAAAAGAAATTATGGCTAACGAAAGAATAACTATTTTATTAGGGTGAATCTTTACAAGTACATACTTTTTAAGTAGGCGGTACCCTACCATAAATACTACTGCTATAAATATTATTTGGAATATCAATGTTTTCCATGACATGTATTTCACTCCTCTATAACTATTAGATATATTATCTATATAATAACATAATATTATATACTTGTTTTAAAAATGTCATCAATTTTCCTTACATAAAAATGTGTTGAAGTGAAATTTTATCTACTTCAACACATTTACTTATATAAAGATCTTATCCCCTCGTTTTTCCACCAGCTATATTATAGGTAACTCCATGTATATAACTTGCCCTATCAGAAGCCAGGTAGCAGACTAAATCTGCAACCTCTGTAAGTTTACCGGACCTTCCAAGTGGTATTGTGGAAGTTTTGACATATCCTGCTCTTAAATCATCCACTGTAATTCCACGTGTATAGGACAGTGCTGTTTCATATTCCACAGTTCTAAGCCCCGTCGCTTCCAGAATACCAGGTGCAACCCCTACAATTCTCACCCCATTTTTACCAAGTTCTTTCGCCCAGGATCTTGTAAATGAATTCACCGCATTTTTGGTCGCTGCATAAATACTCTGTCCCTCTGAACCCTCAAGTCCACTTTCAGATGACATATTTATTATTACCCCTGAACCCTCTCTTACCATTTCTCTCGCAGCCGCCTGTGCGCATAAAAATACCCCCTTTTCATTTACATTTACTACTTTTTCAAAAATATCCTCATTCAGTTCATACTTACCCTTTGAATCTTCTGGATCAACCAGAAGTCTTGGAATATTTATTCCTGCATTATTGACCAGAACATCTATTTTTCCAAAGGTATCTACCGTTTTTGAGATCATTTCCTTAACGCTCTTTGAACTCGTTACATCTGTCTTTACATATAATACTTTTCCCGAATTATCATTTGAGTTGAATTCAGGCTCCCTCGAACTCATATCTCCCACAACTACATTGCTCCCGTTATTTAAAAATTCCTGAACTACAGCTTTTCCTATCCCGGATGCCCCTCCTGTAACAATTACCGTCTTTCCCTCCAATTTCAACCATGAATCCGCCATATTTCTACCTCCAATAATATAATAATTCATATTTGACCAATACATTACTTGCAGTTATAATTAAATGTAGATATTTAATTTCTAATTATTTTTATTACAGTGCCTTCTCGCAGAGGCACTATTTTTTTTCTCTCAAGAAATAAAGTCCCGGGAATAGCTGCTTCTTTATCACCAGTAAATTTAAATGTTATATGTCCAAGCTGTTTCAAATTCTGATTTACCAGATCTCCAATCGAAGTTATTTTATATTCAACATCATCTATATATAATATGTCTCCAGGATTTATGTCTTCTACCAGATTATTTTCATTATGAATATAACAGTAGTCAGCCAACTCCCTTGGTACATTCTCTTTAAAGATTATAAACATATAACTTTGTAAAAAATCGCCTGCTTTATTTCCTATAGTGGTTATCTTTGTATTATATATTATTTTCATAGTTAAAAAATCCCTCTCTATATTTAAGCTATAAATGTCGATTATTTACTATATAGTCCAAAGCTTGCAAGCCATGCAACAATAACAGTTGGTGCACCAGTGAGAAATCTTGAATAAAGTACGGATGGAACTCCTACCTGAACCGTTTCAGGTTCTGCTTCAGCCAATCCAAGTCCTACAGGTATAAAGTCGCAGGCAGCCTGTGAATTTATGGCGAAAAGCGCCGGAAGTGCCAGAGCTGGAGCTATATTCCCTTTCCCTATTTCTACTCCTATCAATACACCTACTATCTGTGCTATTACCGCACCAGGTCCTAAAAATGGTGAAAGAAGTGGAAAAGAACATATAAGTGACAAAACTATCAATCCAAAGATATTGCCTGCAAGCGGCGATAGAAGATGTGCAAACCAATTGCCTATCCCGGAAGCATTTATTATTCCTATCAATGCTGCAACGAATGCCATAAATGGTAAAATTGTATGAATAACAGTATCTATGGTATCTCTGCCGGCCTGAAACATCATGGAAACTATTTTTCCTATAGCTATTCCCATCCTGGCTAAAAAGCTACCGCTCTGCTGACTAATCTTTTTATCAGTATCATAATCCATTTAATCTTACCTCCTATATTTTTTCAATATTCCTGGACTTGACTCCAGATACGTAGATATCCTCTTTCATAAACATTGCAAGAGGTCCGCTTTTACCCGTAGGCATTATATTAACTGTAGGTATCTTCTTCTGAGGATAAATGCCACATCTCAAAGTTCCTCCACAATTTATAACTGCACATGCAATTTCACTGTCTTTTACACCGTGGGTGAACCCGTCTACCAGCTCACATCCTGTCAAATTTGCTATGGTCTCAGCTACTTCAGGTTTTGCACCACCTGTAATATATACCACTTTGTTCTTGGTTCCGGTAGGTGCAACTGTTATAGGGCCTCCCCATCCACCTGAACCCCTGGTTATTCTTACTTTACTGTAACCCATATATTTTCTCCTCCTTAATTATTAAATTCATTTTTATGCTTCTGCAATATGCTCTATATCAAGTTCTGTTTTAAGCTTGATGCCCTGTTGTCTTTCAACTATTGACGTTGTAAAGTCAGTAATCCATCCTCTGAAAAAGTTGGTAATCAAACCTACTAAAAAATATCTTACTGCAAGATCTCCTGTGGACAACCCCAATTTTGTAATTCCATTTGCGATTCCTAAAAATACAAAGAGTTCTGACGGATCAACATGGGGAAACAATCCATTCATCGTATGACATGAAAAACTTGATGCTGCATAATAACTTGGTTTGTACTTTTCCGGTAAAAATTTCCCTAATGAAAGCGTCATTGGATTTGTAAAAACAAAAGTACCTATAAATGGCAGTACAAGATATCTTAAAAATATATTGGAGGAAGATTTTCTTGCGAACCTTTCCACCCTCTCAGTTCCAATAAGATTTATAATACTGTTCATAACTACAAGAAGAGCTACAAGCAGCGGTACTATACCCATTACGAAACTTACAAATTGATCCCCTCCTGCTCTAAACAGAGCCATGAATCTGTCTGCAAAATTTGAAATAACATTTAAAACACCCAATTGCAATACCTCCTAAATTTATAATTTTTTATTGAAATTTGAATATTCAATCATTTTATATTCTGGCTAATTTGTCTCACCTCCTTTAAAAGTATTATAATTTTTTACGGCATCCAAAATCGCCATTCTCATATACTTATTGTACTTGACCAAATTATCCTTATGAATATCTCCTAAACTTATACCTTCAAGTCCCATTAATTTTCTAAACCTGGCAAATACCGATACACCCTGCATTTTTCTGGAATCAATTATTCTGCCTTCATCATCAATCAAAAACATGACAACAGTTCCAGCCTGCATATAACCTCTTTTTCTTCCTATTGCAACTTTTCCACGCCTTCTCAGTTCCACATAGTTTTTATTGAAATCCTTAATCTGCAGCATACCGAATGCAAAATTCAAAATCCATACTGTAATACCTAAAATAATAAATAATATTATTGAATTCATAAATTTACCTCCTCCAATAAAATATTTTTAAATCCTTCGTAGTCTCTTATTTGGGACATTTTTTGAACAATCTCCTTATTTTGTCCTATTTTCAGCAGTTCTTCATATGCCTTTATTAAAATCTCTGAATCTATTTTATCCTCCGGTGGTATAATCAAAAGTATTATTATATTTATTTCAAATCCATCTGAAACAATAGGTTTGTCCAAAATACCGATTGCTATAGACAGCCTACTCCCTTTCCCATTAACAGCATGTGGCATAGCAATATAATTTCCTAAAAAGGTAGGTGATTCAATTTCCCTTTTAATGACATTTTTATTAAAATCCTCATCAATATCGGGATTTGTTGATATCTTAACAAGCATATCATTTAGATTTTCAAAATAATCATTTCTATACAGCACAAAGAAGAACTGCGGCTGTATTATTATACTTAGTATGGAAAGATTGTACTCTACATATTTGATATTGTATTTTTTAAGGCTTATTGTTTTATCAAGTTCTTTTCTCAAATCATCTTCATTAAAAAGTGCATTTACTTTAACTACGGGAGTAATTGTGTTTAAATTTAAATCGACTGTAGTAAAAACTATATCATAATCATCCAATATATTTCTGGTAATATTTGCATCTGAAAATGTCTTTATGACAATGTCCTTGTTGGACAACATTTTGTTCAATTTTATTTTCAGCAGTTGTACCGTACCAAGTCCGGTTCCGCATATTAGAGCTACCTTCTTGATATTGTCGGAATTGCTGCTGTTTTGTTCTATATAGCTTTGAAAATATAGTGCTATATATCCAATTTCGTCTTCTCCTGTATCAAGATTGTAGTTTTGCTTTATTATTCTTGCACCCAGCTTTGCCATTTCATAAGGTAATGGATAATTTTTTTTTATATCATCTAAAAGGGCATTTTCAATTCCGATGTTGAATATGAGCCTGTTCAACATGAAATTCAAATGATATTCCAGATTTTTAACTATTTCATTTTCCGGTTTCATAGCCAGCCCGAAATTATCGTTTACTTCATTTATAATCTGCTCTACTAATTGCTTTACATTCTTTCTGACTGTAATATTTTCTAAATTTATAGGTGCCTCCCTCCCTAGAAGAGGAAGTGTCAGGAAAATGATTTCATATTTATTTAATTTGCAATTAAAAACCTTTTCTAAAGTGGCAGCAATTTGCCTTGCTATAAAATATTCATGAGTTCTTTCTGCATCATAATATTTTCTGTCAATATTTTTTATTAATCTATGATTTTTCAATCTATAAAGCATTATAAAAATATAATCCATAGTCTGTTTTACTGTCCTATCGGTTATATGCAATTTATTCTCACTAAAAATACGCATAATTTTAGCCTTTATATTTTTATATAAATTAATGTCCTTATAATTGAAATTGCCACCTTGTCCCTTATAAAAATGATCCAGGATAAGAAATCTTATATCCATTTCACTGCCTGAAATTTTTATACCCGAATTCTGCTTTCCAGACAATTTTATATTATAGATTTTTAAAATTGTTCTAACCTTTTTAAGATCATTTACAAGAGTAGTCCTTCCAACATTCATCTTATATGCAAGTTCATCTATAGTTATAAATCCATTGAAATTTACAAGAAATTCAATAATATAAGCTATACGATTTTCAGCAGTATCAAGCTTTGCAGATTTATTGCTATCGTTTTCATAGTCTTCAATCAATTTTATGAATTTTTTCTTGTCCTCAACTACTAACTTATATCCCACCTTCTTTACATTTACAATTTTAGCATCATGTGACTTCATAATCTGATTAAGTTTTTTGATGTAATTTTGTATAGTTCTTGTGCTTACTCCCATAAATTCAGCAAGTTCTTCAAGTTTACTGAACTGTTTGGAATTAATCTTTGACACAAGCTTGAATAATCGACTATCAATAGGTGTTAATGACATTTAAATATCAACTCACTTATCCTTCGTTGTTTTTATTATATTATATAATGAATACATATTTAATGCATATTTTTTCATCCGCATAGTGAAAAAGCATGCATTAATTTGGATAAATGTATTTCTGATTTTTTTCAAGACATGCTATGCTATTTTCCTCAAGTTGTTATATAATTAACTACATAGCAACAATCAGCAATTTATTATATATGGGGAAGGGGCATCCTTATCATGAAAAACATGTTTAGACTTGACTCTGTAAAGAAGAAAATGATACTTGGCTTTTTATCTGTAATTTTTATAAACCTAGTCATATTTTTGACACTTGAGATATCAAATACTTATGGCAAACTACAAGAATCAGCACTTGACAAAAGTTCTGCCTATGCCGAGCATATAGAAAAGATCATATCCCCCATCGGTATAGAAAATAGTAAAAAAATTCAACAGGAGATTTCATCCTTATTAAAAAAGCAGTACAACTCCGTGGAATACATTGGTGTACTTGATGATAATCTAAAATACGTATCAAACACGGACAAGGGGAAAATAGGTACATATTTTAAAAACAGCAATGTGGACACCCTGATAGAAAAAAATAGGTCAAACAGCTTTGTATTGAAAACAAATGGTAAAAACGGATATTTTTCTGTAGTACCGCTTTACAGTACAAGTTCCGGCACTTCTACAGATGCCGTAAGCTCGGCCACTGAAAAAGACAGCAGCAGCGAGAAAGTTGACAATGTGTCTTCTGCCAGCACAAAAGTAACTGTTCCGGGATTGATTGTTGTAAAAATGGACAACGATGTGCTGCTTCGGGACTTCAGAAAACAGATTATAAAATTAATCCTTATATCCTCTATAATTCTTATACTATCTATAATTATTGCATTTTTTATATCCTTGAGTATAACAAAACCTTTAAAACAAATACAGTTTCACTTAAAACTTATGTCAAAAGGTGATCTTACAAACAAGGTGAAAATAAATTCAAAAGATGAAATGCTTGATCTGGCGGAAAACATAAATACTACAAACTCAACTTTGAAAAACATCATATCCAAAATTAGATCCTCGGCAAAAGATGTAGATGATTACTCCAATAAATTAAATATTTCAATCAGGGAGGTAAATCTCGTCAGTGATGAAATTACAAACTCCCTGCAGGATGTAAATGAAACCAGTATAGTACAGAATAATAATTTAAGCCAGGCATACGAGAAATTGAATAACTTCTCAGAAGATCTGGATACAATAGGAGATAAAATATTATCTATAGAAAAAAATACAGTTGAAATAAAGGGAAATATCGATACGGGCAAAGAAGCAGTAAACGGAGTTAGCACTTCCTTGAATGAAGTGAGTGATTCCTTTAAAGATTTAGAAGATACCATAAAAGCCCTGTCGGATAAAGTCACAAACATACATTCTATAAGTAATACCATATCAGAAGTGGCAAAGCAGATCAACCTTCTATCATTAAATGCTTCAATTGAAGCTTCAAGGGCAAATGAGTCCGGAGGCGGTTTCAAAGTCGTGGCATCGGAAGTTAAAAAGCTTTCCATTGAAACAATAGAATCCTCAGGTATAATAAATAATTTGATCCAGGATATCTACAGTAATACAAAACTTGTTACAAGCACTACTCTGACCTCTATAGACAAATTCAATCAACAGAATAAATCAATTTCCAATACACTTGCAATGTTTGAAAGGATAGTTGACCAGATAAATTCAATAGTACCACAAATTAAGGAAATTTCGCAGATAACAAAAAGCTTTGTTTCAATGAAAGACGGCATAATTGAAAACGTCAAATATACAACATTTGCCCAAAATGAATTGTCATCTGCCATTGAAGATGTTTCAAAATCCATGGAAGAACAGTCTGCAACAATATCTGATCTGTCGGATTTATCCCAAAATCTTCATAAAGTTTCCAATGACGTGACTGCCCTTATAAAGATTTTCAAAATATAGTATTATTTATTAAGACAGGCTGCAGTAACTGTGCCTGTCTTATTTTTTCAATTGCATCATGAATTTAAAGCTATATTTTTATTTTTAAAAATTTTTCTCTGGGACAGAACCACTCCTGCAAACATTAGAGAGCATCCAATCAACTGCCGTACTCCCATATACTCTCCCAATATCAAAAAACCTCCCAAGGCTGCAAATACTGTTTCCATGCTCATTATAATAGATGCATAAGCTGGATCTGCATTCTTCTGTCCAAGTATCTGGAAGGTATATGCCACTCCTACAGACATTATTCCACCATATAGTATTGGAACGGAACACTGAATTATACTACGAAGTTCTATACTTTCCATAAATATTGCTACTATAAAACTTAAAACAGTACATGTCAAAAATTGATAGAAGGCCAGCTTTATAGAATCAACTTTATCTGCAAAATAATCTATGAGCAGTATTTGAACTGCAAACAGAACTGCTGAAACCAGTTCTAAAAAATCACTGTAGGAAATACTCATTCCGGACTTGACACAGAGAAGATACAGACCGCCAACCGCCAGAAGTGCACCAATCCATGAATTTATGTCAATACTTTTTCTCAGAAATATACTTAGTATAGGAACAATTACTATATACAACCCGGTTATAAAAGCCGCCTTCCCGGCCGTAGTACCCTGAAGACCTACCTGTTGAAAAGAAGATGCCAGAAACAAAAAAACCCCTGATATTATGCCTGCCAGGGCAACCTTCAATTCACTGCCAGCCGTATTATTATTTTTGATTTTGAAGAATATTATAATTGGAATTAGCGATATACTTCCGAGTGCAAATCTGATTCCATTAAAAGTAAATGGTTCCACATATTCCATACCTACCCGCTGGGCCACAAATGCAAATCCCCATATAATTGCGGTAACAAAAAGAAAAATATTTGATTTAGTTATCTCTGACTTCAATCATCTTCCCCCTCAATAAACAACAGGCTGAAAATTAAAATCAGCCTGTTTCGGTTTCTAAAATAGATAACGCTCTCCCGGTTTCCTTGTAAATACTGTGACATCATCAATTGCTTTCCTCTGACATACGAACCTTGTCATTCTCTCCACTCCGAAACCAGCTCCTGCAGACTTTGGGAGTTTTCCCTGTTTTGCAAGTTCAATATAGTTTCTAAAGACATTTTCATCTATTTTCAATTCCCGCATTCTCTCAAGAATTCTGTCATATTTGTATTCCCTTTCTCCGCCGCTCAAGCCTTCTATATAGCCCATAGGCCATATCAAATCATAGTTTCTGTATGTTCCTCTATGCTCCAGATCTTCTGCATCATAAAACTCCCTTTTGTGGTTTATAAGCCAGAAAGGCTGGTCAGCCTTCTCTGAAGCCTTGAGTTCAAAATCATCACCATATTTTTCTTCAAGTTCCTGTGTAGTATATCTATTGAACGGAGCGCTTATATCCAGATGTGAAGTTCCTATTCCCAGAGCCTTGAATTCATCTGCACAGTCCTTCTTTATAAAATCAAATACATATTTGATCAGTCCCTCTTCAAACTCGAATATAGTATCCATAGTGGCATTTTTAAACTCAAGATCAATCTGCGTGAATTCAAACAAATGCCTTGTATCTCCACTTTCCTCCTTTTCAAGCCTTACGTTGGGTGATACTATATATATCCTGTCAAGATGTGGACTTGACAACATTATCTGCTTGTGAAATATCATGGATTTTGTCAGATCAAACTTCTGACCTTCATATATCAATTCGTTTTCTTCTACATCGTGATTCAATGTATCTGTAATAGGTGCTATCATAATCGGCATTACTCTAGTTACACCTTTTTCATACATATAATCATCTACCGCTTTTAATATTGCCTGTTGGACACGAAGTATGTGAGGCAGTTCCTTCCTTGAAATTTTCTCAACTACCCTGTCCAGAGTCTTCAATTCTTCTTCCCTTTTCTTATCCTTCAGTATAGTATCCATAAAACATTCCCCCTCATATCAAATACAAAGCATGCATAAGATTTCTAGATTTATAATTCATCAACAATACAATAATAATACTTTTTACAGTATTATTGCAACATTAATAATTCGTATTTAATACATTTATACCTTTATCAAATTTTTCAGTGCTAATTTGTTGATCTTCAAAATATTATCCTGAAATAACGTTTTCTAATATCAATTTGATAAAACTTTCTGTTATAATGGTTATAGTACTTTATGTATATTAAAAAATAAGTTAAAATATAAGTAACTTTACTGTAACTAAATGAATTTTATTTTACTCCTTTCCTGAGGAAATTATTATTAAAATTAGCACAAACAGTAATCGTATATTACGTATAAGGAGTGTTTAGATTATGAGTACAAATTTTAAAATCAAAGGACTTGATGATCTTGATATTCAGATTCTGGATATAATGATCAAGGATTCAAGAACCCCTTTTCTTGAAATAGCAAGACAATGCCATGTAAGCGGAGGAACTATACATGTCAGAATGAAAAAAATGGAAGACATGGATATAATAAAAGGTACGAAGCTTATAATAGACAATTCAAAAATAGGATATGACGTATGCTGCTTTATAGGAATTTACCTTGACAGGGCAAGAAATTTCAATGAGGTTCTCGATGAACTGAACGCTATAAATGAAATTGTTGAACTTCACTATACCACAGGAGAATATTCCATATTTGT
Proteins encoded in this region:
- a CDS encoding asparagine synthetase A; the encoded protein is MDTILKDKKREEELKTLDRVVEKISRKELPHILRVQQAILKAVDDYMYEKGVTRVMPIMIAPITDTLNHDVEENELIYEGQKFDLTKSMIFHKQIMLSSPHLDRIYIVSPNVRLEKEESGDTRHLFEFTQIDLEFKNATMDTIFEFEEGLIKYVFDFIKKDCADEFKALGIGTSHLDISAPFNRYTTQELEEKYGDDFELKASEKADQPFWLINHKREFYDAEDLEHRGTYRNYDLIWPMGYIEGLSGGEREYKYDRILERMRELKIDENVFRNYIELAKQGKLPKSAGAGFGVERMTRFVCQRKAIDDVTVFTRKPGERYLF
- a CDS encoding Lrp/AsnC ligand binding domain-containing protein — protein: MSTNFKIKGLDDLDIQILDIMIKDSRTPFLEIARQCHVSGGTIHVRMKKMEDMDIIKGTKLIIDNSKIGYDVCCFIGIYLDRARNFNEVLDELNAINEIVELHYTTGEYSIFVKVICRNIADLQNLLMNKIQVIDGIQRTNTFISLYQPIDRNIQISLQNSSKQNSKTKS